One part of the Aurantibacillus circumpalustris genome encodes these proteins:
- a CDS encoding PHP domain-containing protein, producing the protein MSNDDITDALEITAKLMELHNENPFKTRAYTNAAFKLSKMRFDFQGKTPEEIAAIEGIGKGISSKIVELISTGTTEELSKLRENTPDGVIEILGVKGLGPKKVRQLWKELEVESIGELLYACNENRLITLKGFGEKTQTQVKQNIEFKLANKNKFHYASIEKPVNTIIELILEQQNDLQIAAVGQLARKCEIIDKIEILIDGEITSNLSELEKAIPLKITYTNCEPGEFFYKYVELTSTPEHLERINFSSLDSTEFFDDEEVYTALNLQYIEPELREGLNEVKLAEQQAIPKLIEVEDLKGILHNHSTYSDGVHTLKEMADYCKGLGYHYFGICDHSKTAVYAGGLPIEKVIEQQKEIDKLNAGYTDFKILKGIESDILNDGSLDYPEEILKTFDFVVASVHSNLKMTEEKATERLIEAIENPYTSILGHPTGRLLLARKGYPINHKKVIDACAVNKVSIELNAHPYRLDIDWRWIPYCLEKGVMISINPDAHHKEGLKDMYYGVCAARKGMLSAEHCLNALSLEELLLKFKK; encoded by the coding sequence ATGAGTAACGATGATATAACAGACGCGCTGGAGATTACGGCAAAACTAATGGAGTTGCATAATGAAAATCCTTTTAAAACAAGAGCTTATACCAATGCCGCATTTAAACTGTCGAAGATGCGCTTCGATTTCCAAGGTAAAACACCTGAAGAAATAGCAGCTATTGAGGGTATAGGTAAAGGAATTTCTTCCAAAATAGTAGAACTTATAAGTACGGGTACCACCGAAGAGTTATCAAAATTAAGAGAAAATACACCAGATGGTGTAATAGAAATTTTAGGTGTAAAAGGTTTAGGACCAAAAAAGGTTAGACAGCTTTGGAAGGAATTAGAAGTGGAAAGTATAGGCGAATTGTTGTACGCCTGCAACGAAAACAGATTAATTACTTTAAAGGGCTTTGGTGAAAAAACACAAACTCAGGTAAAACAGAACATTGAATTTAAGTTAGCGAATAAAAACAAATTCCATTATGCCTCTATAGAAAAACCAGTGAACACTATCATTGAGCTTATTTTAGAACAACAAAACGATCTTCAAATCGCCGCCGTTGGCCAGTTGGCAAGAAAGTGCGAAATCATTGATAAAATTGAAATTTTGATTGATGGCGAAATCACAAGCAACCTTAGTGAGTTAGAAAAGGCAATTCCATTAAAAATAACTTACACTAACTGCGAGCCGGGCGAATTTTTTTATAAATACGTTGAACTAACATCTACACCAGAACATCTGGAAAGAATTAATTTTTCGAGTTTAGATAGTACAGAGTTTTTTGACGATGAAGAGGTATACACTGCGTTAAATTTGCAATACATAGAACCTGAATTGCGTGAAGGATTGAACGAGGTTAAGCTTGCCGAGCAGCAGGCTATTCCAAAATTAATTGAGGTTGAAGATTTAAAAGGGATTTTGCACAACCACTCTACCTACAGTGACGGTGTGCATACTTTGAAAGAAATGGCAGACTATTGCAAAGGCTTGGGTTATCACTATTTTGGAATTTGTGATCACTCTAAAACTGCGGTGTACGCGGGCGGACTTCCAATTGAAAAAGTAATTGAACAACAAAAGGAAATTGATAAATTAAATGCAGGCTATACAGATTTTAAAATTTTAAAAGGAATTGAAAGCGATATATTAAATGATGGCTCGTTAGACTATCCGGAAGAGATTTTAAAAACATTTGATTTTGTAGTCGCTTCTGTTCATTCAAATTTAAAAATGACTGAAGAAAAAGCAACCGAACGTTTAATCGAGGCAATTGAAAATCCTTATACCTCAATACTTGGTCACCCTACAGGACGTTTGTTATTAGCAAGAAAAGGATATCCAATCAATCATAAAAAAGTAATTGATGCTTGCGCGGTAAATAAAGTGTCTATTGAATTAAACGCGCATCCTTACCGTTTAGATATTGACTGGCGTTGGATTCCATATTGTTTAGAAAAGGGAGTAATGATTTCTATTAATCCCGATGCACATCACAAAGAAGGTTTAAAGGACATGTATTACGGTGTTTGTGCAGCGCGTAAAGGCATGTTAAGTGCTGAACATTGTTTAAATGCCTTATCTTTAGAAGAACTTTTACTAAAATTTAAAAAGTAG
- a CDS encoding 2-C-methyl-D-erythritol 4-phosphate cytidylyltransferase, which translates to MQEEYVIIVAGGVGSRMKSDRPKQFIDLGGEPIIVRTIRCFLNYNSQIQIIISVHKNYKAHLEGLIEKFNLKNSSIKITFGGETRFASVKNGLDLITNEAAIVGIHDAARPFVSLQTIHNCYETALSKGAAVPCISVNESMRKISNNVNNSVNRNEYKIIQTPQCFLVSKIKSAFQQEYSHAFTDDATVLESIGEKIILVEGNEENIKITSPHDLLIAKALLAK; encoded by the coding sequence GTGCAGGAAGAATACGTTATAATTGTAGCCGGTGGTGTAGGAAGTCGCATGAAAAGCGATCGGCCTAAACAATTTATTGATTTAGGCGGCGAGCCAATAATTGTGAGAACGATTCGCTGCTTTTTAAATTATAATTCCCAAATACAAATTATTATTTCTGTACACAAAAATTACAAAGCGCATTTGGAAGGGCTCATTGAAAAGTTCAACCTTAAAAATTCAAGTATTAAAATAACTTTTGGTGGTGAAACACGTTTTGCTTCGGTAAAGAATGGCTTGGATTTAATAACAAACGAAGCAGCCATTGTTGGAATTCACGACGCTGCACGACCATTCGTATCACTTCAAACAATACATAATTGCTATGAAACAGCCCTATCAAAAGGTGCAGCTGTTCCTTGTATTTCGGTGAATGAAAGTATGCGAAAAATAAGTAACAATGTAAATAACTCTGTAAACAGAAACGAATATAAAATCATTCAAACACCTCAATGTTTTTTGGTTTCAAAAATTAAAAGTGCCTTTCAACAAGAATATAGCCACGCTTTTACTGACGACGCAACTGTTTTAGAGTCTATTGGTGAAAAAATTATTTTAGTAGAAGGTAACGAAGAAAATATTAAAATTACTTCTCCACATGATTTATTAATTGCCAAAGCACTATTAGCGAAATGA
- a CDS encoding T9SS type A sorting domain-containing protein, translated as MKKIVALCFLVCSFTFLKASHNRAGEILYKRIAPFTKVVGSVTVEVYTYSITVIRYTGDGPAVADRCGDTIYFGDGAWIRAPRINGAGTCGCGSINNAPVGCGEIIVNAQGYIVKKNVYTAIHTYPGSGTYVIWSSDPTRDQGIHNIPNSVNRYFYIETKIIISPFMGGNSSPILCNPPTDYGRVGSCVYINCAAYDLDGDSLSYELTACKYEYGDVPGYFFPETGTNGTFSINAVTGLLTWCSPQFSGTYGIAIMVKEWRKNSCNSQSILLGYVIRDFEVTIQTTPLSSYTASAISDICVKAGTAVHKTMQITAANTSLSLLGEIKTFTSNPGSITPQNVSGTQTVNFNWQTKCSQARKMPYDIYIVANVSNYYMQKEYTQFRVTLLPPSPSMLTPFIDTGIVILNWIPLDTCLPSLTGYSIYRKTGNNSWSPNSCEHGVPANSGFVLIGNAPANAASFTDDDLSLILNGTSAHYIVTPHTSDCLEGIADNAQTVTLVVGIKENELNQEFQIYPNPFNEDIEINLGEKNYKQIEISVFAIDGKLVFKGQNLNNESKFQLTLKSLNAGIYLIRVATESGVAYKKVVKN; from the coding sequence ATGAAAAAAATCGTAGCCCTTTGTTTCTTAGTATGTTCGTTTACTTTTTTAAAAGCCTCGCATAACCGCGCTGGTGAAATTTTATATAAACGCATAGCACCATTTACGAAAGTTGTTGGGAGCGTAACGGTTGAAGTGTACACCTATTCCATTACAGTTATAAGATATACCGGCGATGGCCCTGCAGTGGCAGACAGATGTGGGGATACTATTTATTTTGGTGATGGCGCATGGATTAGAGCTCCTAGAATAAACGGGGCGGGTACTTGTGGTTGCGGTTCAATTAACAATGCACCAGTTGGCTGTGGCGAAATCATTGTAAACGCACAAGGTTATATCGTAAAAAAAAATGTTTACACTGCAATACATACGTATCCTGGTTCGGGTACGTATGTAATTTGGAGTTCTGATCCGACTCGAGATCAAGGCATTCACAATATACCGAATTCGGTTAACCGCTATTTTTATATTGAAACAAAAATTATTATTAGCCCATTTATGGGAGGAAACTCCTCGCCGATCTTATGTAATCCTCCCACAGATTATGGAAGGGTAGGATCTTGTGTTTATATTAACTGTGCTGCTTATGATTTGGATGGAGATAGCCTATCATACGAATTAACCGCATGTAAATATGAATATGGTGATGTTCCTGGGTATTTTTTTCCTGAAACGGGTACAAATGGAACTTTTAGTATTAATGCTGTAACGGGATTACTTACTTGGTGTTCACCACAATTTAGCGGAACCTACGGTATCGCCATCATGGTGAAAGAATGGCGTAAAAACTCGTGCAACAGTCAATCCATTTTATTAGGCTACGTTATTAGAGACTTTGAGGTAACTATACAAACGACGCCTCTAAGTTCCTACACAGCCTCCGCAATTTCTGATATTTGTGTAAAAGCAGGGACGGCGGTTCATAAAACCATGCAAATAACTGCAGCTAATACAAGTTTAAGTTTATTGGGAGAAATAAAAACATTTACATCAAACCCTGGATCAATAACTCCGCAAAATGTGAGCGGAACACAGACTGTAAATTTCAATTGGCAGACCAAATGTTCTCAAGCTCGCAAGATGCCTTATGATATTTATATTGTTGCCAATGTTTCAAATTATTATATGCAAAAAGAATATACACAATTTAGAGTAACTCTTCTTCCACCTTCCCCATCAATGCTAACTCCTTTTATTGATACGGGTATAGTCATTCTAAATTGGATTCCATTAGACACTTGTTTACCATCACTTACTGGCTACAGTATTTATAGAAAAACGGGGAATAATTCTTGGAGTCCAAACTCCTGTGAGCACGGAGTTCCAGCTAATTCTGGATTTGTTTTAATTGGGAATGCACCTGCAAATGCTGCCAGTTTTACTGATGACGATCTTTCTTTAATTTTAAATGGAACATCAGCGCATTATATTGTTACACCGCATACAAGCGATTGTTTAGAAGGTATTGCAGATAATGCTCAAACAGTCACACTCGTTGTAGGAATTAAGGAAAATGAGTTAAATCAAGAATTTCAGATTTATCCAAATCCATTTAATGAAGACATAGAAATCAATTTAGGAGAAAAGAATTATAAACAAATAGAAATAAGTGTTTTTGCTATAGATGGCAAGCTCGTATTTAAAGGTCAAAATCTAAATAATGAAAGTAAATTTCAGCTCACTTTAAAATCTTTGAATGCGGGAATTTATTTGATTCGTGTAGCTACTGAAAGCGGCGTTGCTTATAAAAAAGTGGTTAAAAACTAA
- a CDS encoding ABC transporter substrate-binding protein: MRKLLASTAFFLVLLLWSCSNDKNQDHKNSNETKGGVYIGGFLRVNEVNNIKSLMPIAINEVASYHLASQVYEGLVKYNQMDLSIMPGLARSWEISADLMEYTFHLRSDVKFHNDPCFKDSLGRNLVANDVKYCFENLCSKNVNNSQYDVTFKDRVEGANDFFAESKSGKVRTFRGITVIDDSTIKIRLVHGDANFLNILAMPGCYIYPREAEQKYGNEMHTKCVGTGPFYIETIKEGEAVVMKKNSNYWAYDKDGNRLPYLDGVKWTFVPDKKTEVMEFRRGNYDMIYRIPVEMFHDIFGEMQNGKRSLDFDIYSSPALSTHYYGFNLQTNPFFSLKEIRQAFNLAIDRQKIADYTIKGEGRSADYGMVPYTEVFEKMGYDYKGLKGYKYNPDSAKKLMALAGYPDGKGLPSFNLEINSGGGDRNILVALVVQKMLKENLGVNVNMNVVTWPEHIDNIQSGKSDFFRYAWIADYPDPESFLTLFYGKHVPANYLEKSYVNFGRFKNKMFDSLFVSARSEPDKAKRYKLFSKAEQIVLDEAACMPLFYDENFRLEQKNVRNLPENPMNYIDMSTTYLIPKKK, translated from the coding sequence ATGAGAAAATTATTAGCAAGCACTGCATTTTTTTTAGTACTACTATTATGGAGTTGCAGTAATGACAAAAACCAAGACCACAAAAATTCTAACGAAACAAAGGGTGGGGTTTATATAGGAGGGTTTTTAAGGGTTAACGAGGTTAACAATATCAAAAGTCTTATGCCAATCGCTATCAATGAAGTAGCGAGTTACCACTTAGCCTCACAGGTTTACGAAGGGCTTGTTAAATACAATCAAATGGATCTTTCAATTATGCCAGGTTTAGCAAGAAGTTGGGAAATAAGTGCGGATCTAATGGAGTACACTTTTCATCTTAGAAGCGACGTGAAATTTCATAACGATCCTTGTTTCAAGGATAGCTTGGGTAGAAATTTAGTGGCCAATGATGTTAAGTATTGTTTTGAAAATTTATGTTCTAAAAACGTCAATAATAGTCAGTATGATGTAACGTTTAAGGACAGGGTAGAAGGCGCTAATGATTTTTTTGCTGAATCAAAATCAGGAAAGGTGCGCACGTTTAGAGGAATTACAGTAATCGATGACTCAACTATTAAGATACGTTTGGTTCATGGCGATGCTAATTTTTTGAACATTTTAGCTATGCCAGGCTGTTATATTTATCCTAGGGAGGCTGAACAAAAATACGGAAATGAGATGCATACAAAATGCGTTGGAACAGGACCATTTTACATTGAAACAATTAAGGAAGGTGAAGCTGTTGTGATGAAGAAAAACTCCAACTATTGGGCTTATGATAAGGACGGCAATAGACTTCCATATTTAGACGGTGTGAAATGGACATTTGTACCAGATAAAAAAACAGAAGTGATGGAATTTCGTCGCGGAAATTACGACATGATCTACAGAATTCCTGTAGAAATGTTTCACGATATTTTTGGTGAAATGCAAAATGGTAAACGGAGTTTAGATTTCGACATCTATTCCTCACCAGCTTTAAGTACGCATTATTACGGTTTTAATCTGCAAACAAACCCGTTTTTTTCATTAAAAGAAATTCGCCAAGCATTTAATCTTGCCATTGACCGACAAAAAATTGCTGACTACACAATAAAAGGTGAGGGTAGATCGGCTGATTATGGCATGGTACCTTATACAGAGGTGTTTGAGAAGATGGGATATGATTACAAAGGTTTAAAAGGATACAAGTATAATCCAGATTCTGCGAAGAAGTTAATGGCCTTAGCTGGATATCCCGACGGAAAAGGGTTGCCCTCATTTAATTTAGAAATAAATAGCGGGGGAGGAGATAGAAATATTTTAGTAGCCCTTGTTGTTCAGAAAATGCTTAAAGAAAACTTAGGAGTAAATGTAAACATGAATGTTGTTACCTGGCCTGAACATATTGATAACATTCAAAGTGGTAAAAGCGATTTTTTCCGTTATGCCTGGATTGCAGATTATCCTGATCCGGAATCATTCTTGACTTTGTTTTATGGTAAACATGTTCCGGCAAATTATCTTGAAAAATCCTATGTTAATTTCGGAAGATTCAAAAACAAGATGTTTGATTCTTTATTTGTATCAGCGCGTTCTGAGCCTGATAAAGCTAAACGATACAAATTATTTTCCAAAGCTGAACAAATCGTTTTAGATGAAGCGGCCTGTATGCCTCTATTCTATGATGAAAATTTTAGACTGGAGCAGAAGAATGTGCGAAATTTACCAGAAAATCCAATGAATTACATCGATATGTCCACAACTTATCTTATACCTAAGAAAAAATAA
- a CDS encoding DUF4175 family protein, which translates to MDSQNNILLQKLDEFIRRYYKNKLIKGTIYSSGILLLAFLSVVFLEYFGEFNTLIRGVLFFSFLSASIAVLINYIVTPLLKLNKIGKVISYDQAAAIIGNHFSNVQDKLLNVLQLQNNQLLNGSNELLFAGINQKINELKPIPFTTAVDLNENRKYLKYLLPLVLVTTAIVIIWPQIISKSTTRLVNYQTYYEKEMPFQFTIQNKDLQALQTQDYKLEVKIDGDEVPNEVFIEVSGISYKLEKENTISFHYTFTNLQNTLPFQLSAAGFTSKEYELKVLPKPSLLQFNLQLIYPSYLNKPNENLTNTGDLQIPQGTKVNWVFNTKNTDELKLQFSDSLALPYKSNENQFSFSRRLLQSNNYTIKALNQFVPNAIDSVNYAINVIADQFPNIDVSETVDSLNTKNIYFSGQIKDDYGFSRLTFYFKKFGTDTNGKSTETSGSYPIALIKGQVSQPYFYFFDAAQYDLQQGDKVEYYFEVYDNDGVNGPKASKTALMVFKAPTEDEVNESTQKNNAEIKKDLEESIKKAKQLQKDVNDLAKKINDKKQLGYEEKKKIEDLLKKQQELQNKINEVKKENEQNNKQQSEFSQTDESILEKQKQLEQLFENVMTPEMKKLFDELNKMLEKMDKNQVQEKLEQLKLTNEDIEKELDRNLEAFKQLEVQQKMQNAIDKLDELQKKEEDLNKETEGKKPEDSADKKDKNKDDKDGKDKNAKDKDGKQDEKKTESKNLEKKQEEIKKEFDELKKDLKDLEQKNKELEEPNELPKNDEKMDEVSQDMENSSQELSKSNNKSASKSQKSASQKMKEMKEQMEKAMEAEEDQQQAENAQTLRQILENLVNLSFGQEELIKQLPNTRVDNPQYVAIPKQQNKLKDDSKIVEDSLLALSKRAPQISAIVNREINAIHLNMDKTVKALADRNTGESVMRMQSTMTSVNNLALLLNEALEQMQQQMKQAKKDNEGKKPGKCKKPGSGSGKNPSKSGTPSSSMRKLQEQLNQQLKEMKEAMEKGQKPGEKPGDKKGQKSGQGSMGSSGTGMPGSEQFAKMAAQQEALRRQMQSLMDKLKNKGNNPGGDLANLMEETEKDLVNKQITNQTMSRQQEILSRLLESEKAEREREQDEQRKSNEAKNENLSNPAEFLEYKRLKEKEMELLNTVPPSLTPYYKEKVNNYFNSLSK; encoded by the coding sequence TTGGACTCTCAAAACAATATTCTTCTTCAAAAGCTCGACGAGTTTATTCGTCGTTACTACAAAAATAAATTAATAAAGGGAACAATTTATTCGAGTGGTATTTTGTTGCTCGCGTTTTTATCGGTTGTTTTTCTTGAGTACTTTGGGGAGTTTAATACTCTCATTCGAGGTGTTTTATTTTTTAGTTTTCTGAGTGCATCAATTGCTGTATTGATCAATTACATTGTTACACCTTTACTTAAGCTAAATAAAATAGGAAAAGTAATTTCTTACGATCAGGCCGCGGCTATTATTGGAAATCACTTTAGCAACGTGCAGGATAAATTATTAAACGTACTTCAACTCCAGAACAATCAACTTTTAAATGGTTCGAATGAATTGTTGTTTGCAGGAATTAACCAAAAGATCAATGAGTTAAAACCAATTCCTTTCACTACAGCTGTTGATTTGAATGAAAATAGGAAATATCTTAAATACTTGCTTCCATTAGTGCTTGTAACAACGGCAATAGTAATTATTTGGCCGCAAATCATTTCTAAAAGCACTACACGCTTAGTTAACTACCAAACCTATTACGAGAAGGAAATGCCTTTTCAATTTACAATTCAAAATAAAGATCTACAAGCACTTCAAACGCAAGACTATAAGTTGGAAGTAAAGATTGATGGAGATGAGGTTCCGAATGAAGTTTTTATCGAGGTGAGCGGAATTAGTTACAAATTAGAAAAAGAAAATACTATTTCCTTTCATTACACTTTTACCAACTTACAAAACACACTGCCATTTCAACTAAGCGCAGCAGGTTTTACTTCAAAAGAGTATGAACTCAAAGTACTTCCAAAACCGTCTTTACTCCAGTTTAATTTACAACTTATTTATCCGTCGTATTTGAACAAGCCAAATGAAAACCTTACAAATACAGGGGATCTTCAAATTCCACAGGGTACAAAAGTAAATTGGGTATTTAATACTAAGAATACGGATGAATTAAAATTGCAATTCAGCGACAGTTTAGCATTACCATATAAAAGCAACGAAAATCAATTTAGTTTTTCGCGAAGATTATTACAAAGCAACAACTACACCATAAAAGCATTGAATCAATTTGTGCCAAACGCAATTGATTCGGTTAATTACGCTATTAATGTTATTGCTGATCAATTTCCAAATATTGATGTGAGTGAAACAGTAGATTCTTTGAACACAAAAAATATTTATTTTAGCGGACAAATTAAAGACGATTATGGATTTAGTCGTTTAACATTCTATTTTAAAAAATTCGGCACCGATACAAATGGAAAGTCAACTGAAACGAGTGGAAGTTATCCTATAGCTTTAATAAAAGGGCAAGTAAGCCAACCTTATTTTTATTTTTTTGATGCAGCTCAGTATGATTTACAGCAAGGTGATAAGGTAGAATACTATTTTGAAGTTTATGATAATGACGGTGTAAATGGTCCAAAAGCCTCAAAGACTGCGCTGATGGTTTTTAAAGCTCCAACTGAGGATGAGGTGAATGAATCAACACAAAAAAATAACGCAGAGATTAAAAAAGATTTAGAAGAGAGCATTAAAAAAGCAAAACAATTGCAAAAGGATGTAAATGATCTTGCGAAAAAAATTAATGATAAAAAACAATTGGGTTACGAAGAAAAAAAGAAAATTGAGGACCTCCTTAAAAAACAACAAGAACTTCAAAATAAAATAAACGAGGTTAAAAAAGAAAACGAACAAAATAATAAACAACAAAGCGAGTTTAGTCAAACCGATGAATCTATTCTTGAAAAACAAAAACAATTAGAACAGCTTTTCGAAAATGTAATGACGCCTGAAATGAAAAAACTATTTGACGAGTTAAATAAAATGCTCGAAAAAATGGATAAAAATCAGGTGCAAGAGAAGTTGGAGCAGTTAAAACTTACCAATGAAGATATAGAAAAAGAGTTAGACCGAAACTTAGAAGCGTTTAAGCAATTAGAGGTTCAGCAAAAAATGCAAAACGCAATAGATAAACTCGATGAACTCCAAAAGAAAGAGGAAGACTTGAACAAGGAAACGGAAGGGAAAAAACCAGAAGACTCTGCTGACAAAAAAGATAAGAATAAAGATGATAAGGACGGCAAGGATAAGAATGCCAAGGACAAGGATGGTAAACAAGACGAAAAAAAGACCGAATCAAAAAACTTAGAAAAGAAACAAGAAGAAATTAAAAAGGAGTTTGATGAGCTTAAAAAAGATTTAAAGGATCTTGAACAAAAAAATAAAGAGTTAGAAGAACCGAATGAACTTCCGAAAAATGACGAGAAGATGGATGAAGTTAGTCAGGACATGGAAAACAGTTCTCAAGAATTAAGTAAGAGCAATAATAAGAGCGCCTCTAAATCTCAGAAAAGTGCAAGTCAGAAAATGAAAGAAATGAAGGAGCAGATGGAAAAGGCAATGGAAGCGGAGGAGGATCAACAACAAGCTGAGAATGCACAAACACTTCGTCAAATCTTAGAAAATCTGGTAAACTTATCTTTTGGTCAGGAAGAATTAATTAAACAACTTCCTAATACACGTGTGGATAACCCACAGTATGTTGCGATTCCGAAACAACAGAATAAACTCAAGGATGATAGTAAAATTGTGGAAGATAGTCTACTTGCTTTAAGTAAGCGTGCCCCTCAAATTAGCGCCATTGTTAACAGAGAAATAAACGCCATACATTTAAATATGGATAAGACGGTAAAGGCATTGGCAGATAGAAATACTGGTGAAAGTGTAATGCGAATGCAAAGTACTATGACTTCCGTAAATAATTTGGCTTTACTTTTAAATGAAGCGTTGGAGCAAATGCAACAGCAGATGAAACAGGCAAAAAAAGATAATGAGGGCAAAAAACCTGGAAAATGTAAAAAACCAGGGTCGGGTTCAGGTAAAAACCCTTCTAAATCAGGAACACCATCTTCGAGCATGCGAAAATTGCAAGAGCAATTAAATCAACAGCTTAAGGAAATGAAAGAGGCCATGGAGAAAGGTCAGAAACCAGGTGAAAAGCCAGGGGATAAAAAGGGTCAGAAATCAGGTCAGGGTAGTATGGGTAGCTCTGGAACTGGAATGCCTGGCAGCGAACAGTTTGCGAAAATGGCCGCCCAACAGGAGGCCTTGCGCAGACAAATGCAGTCTCTTATGGATAAATTGAAAAATAAAGGGAATAATCCAGGGGGAGATCTTGCAAATTTAATGGAAGAAACGGAGAAAGACCTTGTAAATAAGCAAATTACAAATCAAACCATGAGCAGACAGCAGGAAATACTTAGCCGTTTACTCGAAAGTGAGAAAGCCGAAAGGGAACGGGAGCAAGACGAACAACGTAAAAGTAATGAGGCCAAAAATGAAAATTTAAGCAACCCTGCCGAATTTTTAGAGTATAAAAGATTAAAGGAAAAAGAAATGGAATTGTTAAATACAGTCCCACCTAGTTTAACGCCTTACTACAAAGAAAAAGTAAATAATTATTTTAACAGCTTAAGTAAATGA
- a CDS encoding GH3 auxin-responsive promoter family protein: MPILNSIASWLMKKRMHQIELFMKYPVDVQMEWMYSLIRDASNTHYGISNNFSEIENYEQFKSTVPLNDYESLKSLIERTRRGEQNLLWHSEIKWFAKSSGTTDKSKFLPVSQESLDGCHYNAGRDMITLQCNNNPETQLFTGKNLALGGSLKEDQFGDYNSFHGDVSAIIIQNLPMWAEFFRAPEVDIALMDEWESKLEKIAVSMMNENVVSLAGVPSWMLVLLKRILHKKNVSTINEVWPNLEVYFHGGVSFTPYKDQFLKIFDNSKINFMQLYNASEGFFGIQDQLKSEDMLLMLDYGIFYEFLDIKDLSSLDSHKKVINLDLVKIGVDYSMIITTNAGLWRYQLGDVIRFTSTNPYRFVISGRTKQHINVFGEELMVHNTEAAIAAACEKTHAMVKDYTVAPVFMKNNSGAHEWLIEFEKDPNNFDFFVSILDENLKKQNSDYEAKRYNDFVLHFPHVKKMPENSFYRWLKANNKMGGQYKVPRLSNDRKILEEILQLNNEK; encoded by the coding sequence GTGCCAATTTTAAATTCCATAGCCAGCTGGTTGATGAAGAAACGCATGCACCAAATCGAACTTTTTATGAAGTATCCGGTGGATGTGCAAATGGAATGGATGTACAGTTTGATAAGAGATGCTTCTAACACGCACTACGGAATTTCAAATAATTTTTCTGAGATTGAAAATTATGAGCAGTTTAAAAGCACCGTTCCACTAAATGATTACGAGTCATTAAAGTCTTTGATTGAACGAACACGCAGAGGTGAACAAAACTTATTGTGGCATTCAGAAATAAAATGGTTTGCTAAAAGTAGTGGCACAACCGATAAGAGTAAATTTTTACCTGTCAGCCAGGAGAGTCTGGATGGTTGTCACTACAATGCCGGAAGAGACATGATTACTTTGCAATGCAATAATAATCCTGAAACACAATTATTCACTGGTAAGAATTTAGCGCTTGGTGGAAGTCTGAAAGAAGATCAGTTTGGTGATTACAATTCTTTTCATGGCGATGTGAGCGCTATTATTATTCAAAACTTACCCATGTGGGCTGAATTTTTCAGAGCGCCTGAGGTTGATATTGCATTAATGGATGAGTGGGAAAGCAAACTCGAAAAAATTGCAGTTTCAATGATGAATGAAAACGTGGTGAGTCTTGCTGGAGTACCAAGTTGGATGCTTGTTCTGTTAAAACGGATTCTCCATAAAAAAAATGTAAGTACAATAAATGAAGTGTGGCCTAACCTGGAAGTGTATTTTCATGGTGGCGTTAGTTTTACACCGTACAAAGATCAGTTTTTAAAAATTTTTGATAACAGCAAAATTAATTTTATGCAGTTATACAATGCTTCTGAAGGTTTTTTTGGCATTCAAGATCAGTTAAAAAGTGAAGACATGTTATTGATGCTCGATTACGGCATTTTTTATGAGTTCCTAGATATTAAAGATCTGTCAAGTTTAGATTCTCATAAAAAAGTAATTAATCTTGATCTGGTTAAAATTGGGGTGGATTATTCCATGATTATTACAACAAACGCTGGACTTTGGCGTTACCAGCTCGGGGATGTAATTCGTTTTACGAGTACCAATCCTTACCGTTTTGTAATTTCAGGAAGAACCAAACAACACATTAATGTGTTTGGTGAAGAATTAATGGTGCATAATACCGAAGCCGCAATTGCTGCGGCTTGCGAGAAAACACATGCTATGGTAAAAGACTATACTGTTGCACCAGTTTTTATGAAGAATAATTCGGGAGCGCATGAATGGTTAATTGAGTTTGAAAAGGACCCAAATAATTTTGATTTTTTTGTTTCAATCCTCGATGAAAATTTAAAAAAACAAAACAGCGACTATGAAGCAAAACGCTACAATGATTTTGTATTGCATTTTCCCCATGTGAAAAAAATGCCTGAGAATAGTTTTTATAGATGGTTAAAAGCAAATAACAAAATGGGCGGACAATACAAAGTACCACGATTAAGTAACGATAGAAAAATTCTTGAAGAAATTCTTCAATTAAATAACGAAAAATAA